A section of the Lineus longissimus chromosome 1, tnLinLong1.2, whole genome shotgun sequence genome encodes:
- the LOC135496275 gene encoding uncharacterized protein LOC135496275, with protein MSDEQNVCSFCHRGKEVEDHCGPLESSPTCSAHRRCMQYSSGLSQYKFESFGGFEINDVEKEIKRGRKLKCSICLSKRNKKQLNWPASTVYGATAGCSIATCKKSFHYYCAKMSPIHRTERLLTKITGVNGETQDVVKYRTFCGEGHYKTYMDASDSQKGDDLATIEVYQGEPLENYLSADEETMIDDNSNRVGIQGNESDPVEEVLGQAEEQQKSPGPLSPLEPVREQDEPTLQADRLKRLSPDDLPNIAPPRKRVRSAYGGRNGTPIRMTASSPTVTTLGGDDVVDAPQVVVKQEPTENEVSSTSQRDAAGDEPRLASSSSVDTTDGEGESALKNRVCAICFSDKNSLCPDSLAAIKNSINKTMSVEQGNIMFWADITEQRMYWKNDTYMRYFMLDIVKAVRDRDLVHLQDLLLQPDDMLDQYKGQHSFTCQFMGEILECLKKILQTQIDHYAEQVNGDETLAKTLVVDQRNAGKSFIFVLLLNEMTDAGGILRRNFSKQYLLYSLNKNCELRRFDLPVLRRETLKKREISTLRSWLKAQTKNNYEVHLFPTEEMLLVVDDSVAWQLSQDLIIGSTGHADCDIVFFRAINTEIINHKAYCHQVMRSHYQQLGGPKKVFFVFDISVENSYSCWKDLVPSDVKTEVLVWSSFDPSRFPVTCVVVYMIKEEQDDTDSESLLVQPKRLTRRSATLAR; from the exons ATGAGTGACGAACAAAACGTGTGTTCCTTCTGCCACAGAGGAAAAGAAGTTGAAGATCACTGTGGCCCTTTAGAGTCTTCGCCAACCTGCTCTGCTCATCGACGGTGTATG CAATATTCCTCAGGTCTCTCTCAGTACAAGTTTGAAAGCTTTGGTGGCTTTGAAATTAATGATGTGGAGAAAGAGATCAAGAGAGGAAGGAAGCTG AAATGCTCCATTTGTTTGAGCAAAAGGAATAAGAAGCAGCTGAATTGGCCTGCAAGTACAGTGTATGGTGCCACAGCAGGTTGTTCAATCGCCACTTGTAAGAAGTCGTTCCATTACTACTGTGCCAAGATGAGCCCAATTCACAGGACAGAACGCCTTCTCACCAAGATCACAGGTGTCAATGGAGAAACACAAGATGTGGTGAAATACAG GACATTCTGTGGCGAGGGTCACTACAAAACATACATGGATGCATCAGATTCTCAAAAAG GTGATGATTTGGCCACCATTGAAGTATATCAAGGAGAACCACTCGAAAACTATCTCAGCGCTGATGAAGAGACAATGATTGATGATAACAGTAACAGAGTCGGTATCCAGGGCAATGAGAGTGACCCTGTGGAAGAGGTGCTCGGGCAGGCAGAAGAACAACAGAAATCACCAGGGCCGCTGAGTCCACTGGAGCCAGTGAGAGAACAGGATGAACCCACGCTGCAGGCAGACAGGCTGAAGAGATTAAGCCCTGATGATCTGCCCAATATTGCACCACCAAGAAAGCGAGTGAGATCAGCTTATGGGGGTAGAAATGGCACCCCCATCAGGATGACGGCATCATCGCCAACAGTTACCACATTAGGTGGTGATGATGTGGTAGACGCACCTCAGGTAGTCGTTAAACAAGAACCCACAGAGAATGAGGTGTCATCAACTAGTCAGCGTGATGCTGCTGGTGATGAGCCGAGACTGGCCAGTTCTAGTTCTGTGGACACAACTGACGGGGAAGGAGAGAGTGCATTAAAAAATAGAG TTTGTGCCATATGTTTTTCTGACAAGAACAGTCTATGCCCTGATAGCCTCGCTGCTATAAAGAACAGCATCAACAAGACCATGAGTGTTGAACAAGGAAACATAATGTTTTGGGCGGACATTACTGAGCAGAGAATGTATTGGAAGAACGACACATATATGCGATACTTCATGTTGGACATCGTCAAGGCTGTCAG GGATCGTGACTTAGTGCACCTGCAGGATCTCCTGTTGCAACCAGATGACATGCTAGACCAGTACAAAGGTCAACACAGCTTCACGTGTCAGTTCATGGGCGAGATCCTCGAATGCCTGAAGAAGATCCTACAGACCCAGATTGACCACTATGCTGAACAAGTCAATGGTGATGAGACACTGGCAAAAACACTGGTGGTTGATCAGCGCAATGCTGGAAAGAGTTTCATCTTCGTGTTACTGTTGAACGAGATGACTGACGCTGGCGGGATTCTACGCAGGAACTTCTCCAAGCAGTATTTGTTGTATTCGTTGAACAAGAACTGTGAACTGAGACGCTTTGATTTGCCTGTGTTGCGAAGAGAAACATTGAAAAAGAGAGAGATCTCAACTTTGAGATCATGGCTGAAGGCACAGACCAAAAACAACTATGAGGTGCATCTCTTCCCCACTGAGGAAATGCTCCTGGTTGTGGATGACTCTGTTGCTTGGCAGTTATCTCAGGACCTCATCATCGGCAGCACAGGACATgccgattgtgacattgtcttctttCGTGCTATCAATACAGAAATCATCAATCATAAAGCTTACTGCCACCAGGTGATGAGATCGCATTATCAGCAGCTCGGTGGGCCCAAGAAAGTCTTCTTCGTGTTTGACATTTCGGTGGAGAATTCCTACTCTTGTTGGAAGGACTTGGTGCCAAGCGATGTGAAGACGGAGGTGTTGGTGTGGAGCAGTTTCGACCCATCGAGGTTCCCTGTCACGTGTGTCGTGGTTTATATGATCAAGGAAG AGCAAGATGACACAGACAGTGAGTCACTACTTGTGCAGCCGAAACGCCTTACCAGAAGGAGTGCTACATTAGCAAGATGA